A stretch of Imperialibacter roseus DNA encodes these proteins:
- a CDS encoding serine hydrolase domain-containing protein, which produces MRRIHLLIVAVFILIPQSCKWNDDVRPDESPWAYEDPGVSGFDEPLLLALDSLFDAGRLGGIGSMLVLKDNKVVFEDYYGFYTRDSLQGIGSMGNIIVSLLVGIAIDGGFIKSVEDSVYKYLPQRQSYFEADQLKKRIRFKDILTMKSGLSWNETLSGVNSTSNDVNVIKTAPSAVEFLLKKPMESIPGQRFSQNSAGSLIILEALESATGLSIDEVVSEWLFKPLEISDWKVRKDEVGLSDLSLGLTIKPLDLLKIGDLMLNNGSWLGNRIVSASWVELSTSTQHRISNFSDMGYLWWRFSDDSSWSVYFPENKTFYALSDEDHYMFVMPEYNMVFLLTTNGRTSASTNLGYYVLSNYLLATLQPDDGN; this is translated from the coding sequence ATGCGTCGAATCCACCTTCTTATTGTCGCCGTCTTTATCCTCATTCCTCAGAGCTGCAAATGGAATGATGACGTACGGCCCGATGAGTCACCATGGGCTTACGAAGATCCAGGCGTGTCGGGTTTCGATGAGCCTTTGCTTTTGGCATTAGACAGTCTTTTTGATGCGGGTCGCCTTGGTGGCATTGGCAGTATGCTTGTTTTGAAAGATAACAAGGTGGTTTTTGAAGACTACTATGGTTTCTACACAAGAGACTCGCTTCAGGGCATAGGAAGTATGGGTAACATCATTGTTTCTCTGCTGGTAGGTATTGCTATTGACGGCGGTTTCATTAAAAGTGTTGAGGACTCGGTTTACAAGTATTTGCCCCAACGCCAGTCGTATTTCGAAGCTGACCAACTAAAAAAGAGAATCAGGTTCAAGGATATTCTCACCATGAAATCGGGACTTTCGTGGAACGAAACGCTGTCAGGAGTCAACTCCACTTCCAACGACGTGAATGTGATAAAGACGGCACCAAGTGCTGTGGAGTTTCTGCTTAAAAAGCCAATGGAGAGCATTCCAGGTCAAAGGTTTTCTCAGAATTCGGCGGGCAGCCTCATCATACTTGAGGCGCTCGAGTCTGCTACCGGTTTGTCCATCGACGAGGTGGTGAGCGAGTGGCTGTTCAAACCTCTGGAAATCAGTGACTGGAAGGTGAGAAAAGATGAGGTTGGGTTGAGTGACCTTTCGCTTGGGCTCACTATAAAGCCGCTCGATTTGTTGAAGATTGGAGACCTTATGCTCAACAATGGAAGCTGGCTTGGCAACCGAATTGTGAGTGCCAGCTGGGTCGAATTGTCGACAAGTACTCAGCATCGAATTTCCAACTTTTCGGATATGGGGTATTTATGGTGGAGATTTTCAGATGATAGCTCATGGTCGGTCTATTTTCCCGAGAATAAAACCTTCTATGCACTGAGCGATGAAGATCACTACATGTTTGTAATGCCTGAATACAACATGGTTTTTTTACTCACCACCAATGGACGAACATCCGCCAGCACCAACTTAGGGTATTACGTGCTCTCCAATTATTTACTGGCCACACTCCAACCAGACGACGGCAATTAG
- a CDS encoding DUF2721 domain-containing protein, giving the protein MQLELSTPALLFPAITLLILAYTNRFLAIASLIRGLHKRQADSHGENNVPVREQIKNLRLRLSLIRNMQAFGILSFLGCVLSILFLYLNNSQLGNYLFVASLVLLLVSLGLSFYETQISTKALSIELSTLEKDE; this is encoded by the coding sequence ATGCAACTAGAACTGAGCACACCGGCATTGTTGTTTCCAGCCATCACATTGTTGATTCTGGCTTACACTAACAGGTTTTTAGCGATTGCCAGCCTGATCAGAGGGCTCCATAAAAGGCAAGCTGATTCCCATGGCGAAAACAATGTGCCCGTCCGGGAACAGATTAAGAACTTACGGTTGCGGCTTTCGCTCATCAGGAACATGCAGGCGTTCGGTATTTTAAGCTTTCTCGGTTGTGTGCTTTCGATTCTGTTCTTATACCTGAACAATAGCCAATTGGGAAACTACCTGTTTGTTGCAAGTCTAGTTTTGCTTTTAGTTTCTCTCGGGCTTTCGTTCTACGAGACACAGATTTCCACAAAGGCATTGAGCATTGAATTGAGTACCTTAGAGAAAGATGAGTAA
- a CDS encoding DUF2062 domain-containing protein, with translation MEPSKASLSISLGFLWGVFPLVGTSTVLCTASSLFFRLNMAIIQAVNYIVYPIQLALLLPYFYIGAPFTGFTINGTTIDKIGEFSFSLNSLAEISGDLLFIAINMLLGWLLLAPLASFIIYLVSKRVLTSRQSKVGVVDNNDHNSKS, from the coding sequence ATGGAACCTTCAAAAGCCTCTTTGTCAATCAGTCTCGGCTTTCTCTGGGGCGTCTTTCCATTGGTAGGCACCTCTACGGTACTTTGTACCGCTAGTTCATTGTTCTTTAGGCTGAACATGGCTATTATTCAGGCAGTCAATTACATTGTTTACCCTATACAGTTGGCCCTTCTGCTTCCTTACTTTTACATCGGAGCGCCTTTTACCGGGTTTACCATCAATGGTACGACCATCGACAAAATTGGGGAGTTTTCTTTTTCACTCAATAGTTTGGCGGAAATTTCCGGGGATTTGCTTTTCATTGCAATCAATATGCTTTTGGGATGGTTGCTATTGGCCCCGCTGGCATCTTTTATCATATATTTGGTTTCAAAACGAGTGTTGACAAGCAGGCAAAGTAAGGTTGGCGTAGTCGACAACAATGATCACAACTCAAAAAGCTAA
- a CDS encoding TonB-dependent receptor → MPTFLRVCFIFHLCLLSASSALVAQSHSDVVVRVPHGQTSLSVGQALRLIADQTTYKPSYVDQLIPFDKKIKVNGNSILLDDLLDKIVYSENLKYQFEGNLILLIAVKKNTPLKNDNVTMKGQVSEASTGEALIGATIWIDSLKTGSSTNAYGFFSLSLPKGIYDVRISFVGYETIETRLALAESTEQNFSLKSAKANLPELVVSPKDFDILLTTKNTGYHKISRNIFGKIPYFLSEVDVLQGALLLPGIRNVGEDATGINVRGGSADNNLILLDEAVIFNTSHFFGLVGVFNPEAINDIEIYKGDIPASYGGRTSSVVSVRQREGNKERFAFSGGLGLLSGRLVAEGPLVKGKSSFLTSVRSSLFNINYELGDNNVRRSTLNFADFNMKLNYDLNSKNKVYLSGYVGKDRNKIGETFQRTWGNSALIARWNHIFGNRLFSNHTFTLSEYSYKTEDPSEISNFIGTSYIFNYAFKSDFNFYSNPDNTYNFGYSSIIHRLNPGDRIPLTEDASVVEIKLSSEHAVEPALYGSWEKKWSRRIETVAGARWSRFYYLGPSNEYIYVNGLPKSRTSIIDTVQYKFGQIIDFYEGFEPRLVASYKLSKASILKTSYNKNYQYIHRITNSISPAPTDIWKLSDRYIKPEVSNQYTLGYYRDLFNGNLEVSLEAYFKSLSNTIAFKNGADLLLNETIETEVLTGVGRAYGTELLVRKPEGMLRGWVSYTLSRAETQIKGSTVEETLNDGDFFPSDYDRTHDVSVVGIYDEGRQWSFSATFNFSTGRPVTLPDAKYVYDGVIVPNFSKRNQGRLSDYHRLDVSTTYVSRKSLDRKFKSSWTFSIYNVYARRNAYSYLFRQSALNPSQTETIRYSVLGTIIPSISYNFKF, encoded by the coding sequence ATGCCAACGTTTTTACGAGTCTGTTTTATCTTTCACCTTTGCTTGCTGTCGGCAAGCTCAGCATTAGTCGCTCAGAGTCACTCTGACGTGGTTGTGCGGGTGCCTCATGGTCAAACGAGCCTTTCTGTCGGGCAAGCTTTGCGCCTGATAGCTGATCAAACGACCTACAAGCCCTCCTACGTTGACCAATTAATTCCATTCGACAAGAAGATCAAAGTCAATGGCAATTCTATTTTGCTGGATGATTTGCTCGATAAGATAGTGTATTCTGAAAATCTGAAGTATCAGTTTGAGGGCAACCTAATCTTGCTGATAGCCGTCAAAAAGAATACTCCACTGAAGAATGACAACGTCACTATGAAGGGCCAGGTGAGTGAGGCTAGCACTGGCGAGGCCCTGATTGGCGCCACAATCTGGATTGATTCTCTTAAAACCGGATCGTCTACCAATGCCTATGGCTTTTTCTCCCTCTCATTGCCCAAGGGAATTTATGATGTTCGTATCTCATTTGTGGGTTATGAGACAATCGAGACCAGGTTGGCTTTGGCGGAGTCGACAGAACAAAACTTTTCACTTAAGTCAGCAAAGGCTAATTTGCCCGAATTGGTCGTTTCTCCGAAAGATTTTGACATTTTGCTGACAACTAAAAATACCGGCTACCACAAGATTAGTCGAAACATCTTCGGAAAGATTCCCTATTTTCTCAGCGAAGTGGATGTGCTACAGGGAGCTTTGTTGCTTCCCGGCATCAGGAACGTCGGTGAGGATGCTACAGGAATTAATGTCAGAGGTGGGTCGGCCGACAATAACCTGATACTGCTGGATGAGGCAGTCATTTTCAATACATCTCACTTTTTTGGGTTAGTGGGCGTTTTCAACCCTGAGGCGATCAACGACATAGAAATATATAAAGGTGATATACCGGCATCCTACGGCGGCAGAACTTCTTCCGTGGTGAGTGTGAGGCAGAGGGAGGGCAATAAGGAACGATTTGCTTTTTCAGGAGGGCTCGGACTTTTGTCGGGCAGGCTGGTGGCCGAAGGCCCCCTTGTAAAAGGAAAAAGCTCATTCCTGACATCGGTTCGGTCGTCATTGTTTAATATCAACTATGAGTTGGGTGACAACAATGTAAGGAGGAGTACCCTGAACTTTGCTGATTTCAATATGAAACTCAACTACGATTTGAACTCAAAAAATAAGGTGTATCTATCGGGCTATGTTGGTAAAGACCGGAACAAGATTGGAGAAACATTCCAGCGAACCTGGGGCAATAGTGCGCTGATTGCCCGATGGAACCACATTTTTGGAAACCGTCTGTTCAGCAATCATACATTCACGCTGAGCGAGTACAGCTACAAAACAGAAGACCCTTCCGAAATTTCCAATTTCATAGGAACGTCTTACATCTTCAACTACGCCTTTAAGTCCGATTTTAATTTTTATTCAAACCCTGACAATACCTACAATTTTGGCTACTCATCGATTATTCACAGGCTCAATCCCGGAGACAGAATACCTCTTACGGAAGACGCCTCGGTAGTGGAAATAAAGCTGAGCTCGGAACATGCCGTAGAGCCTGCCCTGTACGGCAGTTGGGAGAAGAAGTGGAGCAGACGGATTGAAACGGTGGCAGGAGCAAGGTGGTCTCGTTTCTATTACCTGGGGCCGTCAAATGAGTATATTTATGTGAACGGATTACCAAAAAGCAGGACATCGATTATCGACACCGTGCAGTATAAATTTGGCCAAATTATAGATTTTTATGAAGGGTTTGAGCCCAGGCTTGTTGCAAGCTATAAATTAAGCAAAGCCTCGATACTTAAAACCAGCTACAACAAAAACTATCAATACATCCACAGAATTACTAATAGCATTTCTCCTGCACCTACTGACATATGGAAACTCAGCGACAGGTATATCAAACCAGAGGTGTCAAATCAATACACATTGGGCTACTACAGAGACCTGTTTAATGGAAACCTGGAAGTCTCGCTTGAAGCATATTTCAAGTCGCTGTCAAATACAATAGCATTTAAGAATGGTGCCGACTTACTGTTAAATGAAACTATTGAAACAGAGGTGCTCACCGGAGTGGGAAGGGCATATGGGACTGAGCTACTGGTGCGGAAACCCGAGGGAATGCTTCGTGGCTGGGTAAGTTATACGCTGTCGAGGGCAGAGACGCAGATAAAGGGATCAACCGTGGAAGAAACACTCAATGATGGTGATTTTTTCCCCAGCGACTATGACAGGACGCATGACGTTTCAGTGGTGGGTATTTATGATGAAGGCAGGCAGTGGAGCTTCTCTGCTACGTTTAATTTCAGCACAGGGCGCCCCGTAACCCTGCCAGACGCAAAATACGTTTACGATGGCGTGATAGTGCCCAATTTCTCAAAACGTAATCAAGGCAGGCTTTCTGACTACCACAGGTTGGATGTGTCGACGACTTATGTGAGCAGGAAAAGTCTCGACAGGAAGTTCAAAAGTAGCTGGACGTTTTCAATCTACAATGTATATGCCAGGAGGAACGCCTATTCTTACCTTTTTAGGCAAAGTGCTTTGAATCCCAGCCAAACGGAAACCATCAGGTATTCTGTGTTGGGCACAATCATCCCCTCAATTTCCTATAATTTTAAGTTCTGA
- a CDS encoding oxygenase MpaB family protein, which yields MDLEKFRLTGDPPADAVVEVIQRDMPELWASDKWKNFTHNNQKPDDTWPKELISFINQNEVLPEDSLPNRLKHTQEFFSKHQPLILLCLGLYSLPYCYAAANGAKVLYHSKRLRESPGKRLIETASFVLDVSEPGAFDTKGKGFRSILKVRLMHALTRYYIKNQAFWQSDWGLPINQEDMAGTNLAFSLIVLRGLRKLGVDVKGAESKDFLQYWNLIGHLLGIENELVKDNVKQALSLEKQIAKRHFTRSVEGVELAAALRKHIEVEMRNSAIHLPVSALMAYLLGSEISKMLDIETSSFNKVVAKSFVSLSKIQQLIGRDFQWQRQEIDRVNL from the coding sequence ATGGATTTAGAAAAATTTAGGCTCACTGGCGATCCTCCCGCCGACGCTGTTGTTGAAGTTATTCAACGAGACATGCCTGAGCTCTGGGCATCGGACAAATGGAAGAACTTTACTCATAATAACCAGAAGCCCGACGACACCTGGCCAAAAGAGCTGATAAGTTTCATCAATCAAAATGAGGTATTACCCGAAGATAGCTTGCCAAATCGCTTGAAGCATACTCAGGAATTTTTCTCCAAGCACCAACCTCTGATTCTGCTCTGCCTTGGGCTTTATTCACTTCCGTACTGCTATGCGGCTGCCAACGGTGCTAAGGTATTGTATCACTCCAAACGGCTTAGAGAGTCCCCCGGCAAGCGGCTCATCGAGACAGCCTCCTTTGTGCTTGATGTGTCTGAGCCCGGAGCGTTTGATACCAAGGGAAAGGGCTTCAGGAGTATTCTCAAAGTAAGGCTCATGCATGCGCTCACCAGGTATTATATAAAGAATCAAGCCTTTTGGCAGAGCGATTGGGGGCTTCCCATCAACCAGGAGGACATGGCTGGGACAAACCTGGCTTTCTCGCTGATTGTACTGCGTGGCCTGCGAAAGTTGGGGGTTGACGTAAAGGGAGCAGAAAGTAAGGATTTTTTACAATACTGGAATCTGATTGGGCACCTGCTGGGGATTGAAAATGAACTGGTAAAGGACAATGTAAAACAGGCGTTGTCGCTCGAAAAGCAAATAGCAAAAAGGCACTTTACCAGATCTGTTGAGGGTGTGGAATTAGCTGCAGCACTTAGGAAGCACATAGAAGTTGAAATGCGGAATAGCGCTATTCATTTACCTGTTTCGGCTCTTATGGCCTATTTACTAGGGAGTGAGATCAGCAAGATGCTCGATATTGAAACTTCTTCATTCAATAAGGTTGTTGCAAAATCTTTTGTTAGCTTAAGCAAAATTCAGCAATTAATAGGGCGAGATTTTCAATGGCAAAGGCAGGAAATTGATAGGGTAAATTTGTGA
- a CDS encoding DUF4249 domain-containing protein, giving the protein MRKSALLFVALTSFLLQSCEDPISIDLPSDSTYLVVEGWITDQPGPYRVRLSQTLPFASPETNPKISNAKVYITSKGVNYFLAENPEIPGEYLTDSAEFVGTPGVNYKLVIEWEDKIIISTENSFKAAPPIDTLTYSFVPNIFVPETLSFTSGYLVTGFVSDPATENDYYRWKVSENGISYDRAEDLILITDRFFNGKKFGFELSNLLFQVDDTVSVSQYTIDAAAFEYLKNINTQAIGLGKSTSTPPSLVRGNLKYLNDDEGVILGYFGMSSVSSAQVVIKKNQ; this is encoded by the coding sequence ATGCGGAAATCAGCCCTGCTATTTGTTGCTTTAACCTCTTTTCTACTTCAGTCTTGCGAAGACCCTATCTCAATCGATCTGCCATCCGATAGCACTTACCTGGTGGTTGAGGGATGGATTACCGATCAGCCTGGCCCTTACCGTGTCAGGCTTTCCCAAACGCTGCCATTTGCTTCTCCTGAGACTAACCCAAAAATATCCAACGCAAAGGTATACATCACCTCTAAGGGAGTTAACTACTTTTTGGCCGAAAACCCAGAAATTCCTGGTGAGTATTTAACGGATTCGGCTGAGTTTGTCGGCACTCCGGGTGTTAATTACAAATTGGTGATTGAATGGGAGGACAAGATTATTATTTCAACCGAAAACTCTTTCAAAGCAGCTCCACCGATAGACACACTTACTTACTCTTTCGTGCCAAATATTTTTGTACCCGAAACTTTATCATTTACCTCAGGCTATTTGGTGACGGGCTTCGTGTCGGATCCGGCCACTGAGAACGACTACTATAGATGGAAAGTGTCGGAGAATGGAATTTCTTATGACCGAGCTGAAGACTTGATTTTGATCACCGATCGTTTTTTTAACGGAAAGAAATTCGGTTTTGAGCTATCAAACCTGTTGTTTCAGGTAGACGATACCGTCAGTGTGAGTCAATATACAATTGACGCCGCTGCCTTTGAATACCTGAAAAACATTAATACACAGGCTATTGGCCTCGGGAAGTCGACCAGCACACCGCCATCGCTGGTTAGGGGAAACTTGAAATACCTAAACGACGATGAAGGAGTGATACTCGGCTATTTCGGCATGAGTAGCGTGTCCAGTGCGCAGGTCGTCATCAAAAAAAATCAATAA
- a CDS encoding RNA polymerase sigma-70 factor, with protein MSQLLPDNLSSLEVLFKQHYTELCRYALKLTRNNEVAEEVVQEVFVNFWERREEINISYSVKAYLVASVRNRSINYLKLQLPKELKKEDVDNLSEKADLSDPTQIEYNELYSIVQKAIDLLPERCKVIFVLSREEGLTYQEIAEKLELSVKTVENQMSIALKKLRVSLKPYVDKLGIILLALIENFL; from the coding sequence TTGAGCCAACTGCTTCCTGATAACTTATCTTCATTAGAAGTACTCTTCAAACAGCATTACACGGAATTGTGCCGGTATGCGCTGAAACTGACCCGCAATAACGAAGTGGCAGAGGAAGTGGTTCAGGAGGTTTTCGTGAACTTCTGGGAGCGGCGGGAAGAAATTAATATCAGCTATTCTGTAAAAGCCTATCTCGTAGCATCTGTTCGGAACAGGTCAATCAACTACCTCAAGCTTCAACTGCCCAAAGAGTTGAAAAAAGAGGATGTGGATAATTTGAGCGAAAAGGCCGACTTGTCAGACCCAACCCAAATTGAGTACAATGAGCTATATTCAATTGTCCAGAAGGCCATCGATTTATTGCCGGAACGATGCAAAGTTATTTTTGTGCTCAGCCGAGAGGAAGGGCTTACCTATCAGGAGATTGCTGAAAAGCTGGAACTGTCAGTAAAGACAGTAGAGAATCAAATGAGCATAGCGCTCAAAAAGCTCAGAGTAAGCCTGAAGCCGTATGTTGATAAGCTGGGAATAATTTTGCTGGCCTTAATCGAAAACTTTTTGTAG
- a CDS encoding FecR family protein: protein MQRDLVEYFNGKAKATSNTEKGVDANHSVELQEAIKVWEHASLDTSDYCPDVECAWSKVKSRLTEEKKVVALRYFYWAAASLALIIGSYFVFQSTVTSQVFSETAIVKADEKVKEITLPDGSLVWLNANGQISYSEDEPRKIELKGEAYFKVAHDAEHPFVVESNGLTAKVLGTEFNMKNTKEGVRLAVIDGTVEASAFEKVLTLQKNQQVDVVVKDNVIRRSDITDMNFLSWKTGMMTFSNRPLDKVLKQIQDHYRTEITLDNEALKACKVSVTLDNLSLQESLNVITTLLNGSVEQKGDSYVILAGPCEN, encoded by the coding sequence ATGCAACGAGACTTAGTCGAATATTTTAACGGTAAGGCAAAAGCCACTTCTAACACTGAGAAGGGCGTCGATGCTAATCATTCAGTTGAGCTTCAAGAGGCAATTAAGGTATGGGAACATGCGTCCCTTGACACCTCGGACTATTGCCCTGATGTGGAATGTGCCTGGAGTAAAGTGAAGAGTAGACTTACTGAGGAAAAGAAGGTGGTTGCTTTAAGGTACTTCTACTGGGCTGCGGCGAGCCTTGCTCTTATCATCGGGAGCTATTTTGTGTTTCAATCCACTGTGACTAGTCAGGTTTTTTCCGAAACCGCTATAGTTAAGGCCGATGAGAAGGTAAAGGAGATTACGCTGCCTGATGGCTCCTTAGTTTGGCTCAATGCCAATGGCCAGATATCTTATTCTGAGGATGAACCCAGGAAAATCGAATTGAAAGGGGAAGCCTATTTTAAGGTAGCTCACGATGCTGAGCACCCTTTCGTTGTGGAGTCGAACGGTTTGACTGCAAAAGTGTTGGGTACAGAGTTTAATATGAAAAACACGAAAGAAGGGGTCAGGCTTGCGGTGATCGATGGAACTGTTGAAGCCTCAGCTTTTGAAAAGGTTCTTACGCTCCAGAAAAATCAACAAGTGGACGTTGTAGTGAAGGATAATGTCATTAGAAGGTCTGATATAACCGATATGAATTTTCTGTCCTGGAAAACAGGCATGATGACTTTTTCTAATCGGCCACTCGATAAAGTACTGAAACAAATACAAGATCACTACCGGACTGAAATCACGCTGGACAATGAAGCATTGAAGGCGTGCAAGGTAAGTGTAACCCTTGATAACCTCAGCCTTCAGGAAAGCCTGAACGTAATAACTACGCTACTGAATGGATCGGTAGAGCAAAAAGGTGATTCATATGTAATTCTTGCGGGGCCCTGCGAGAATTAG
- a CDS encoding N-acetylmuramoyl-L-alanine amidase produces the protein MMRFCVLFVVLLVAGSLSAQSPAGNNSRVLEVSPELSVQELTPNDQGEYELSSGEKYFTSLVVKISGTDTFENSSVATDGSIYPLELDEHADLDRGLQSLPVIFDFPRQSARLLLPNVSESFSVYYINAGELPSSARTAGELKPLIKTPGSCEEPESVDQSEWRKGLSAPSYSRSYTETEHLIVHHSATSNSLTDYYNVVRNIYIYHTQVNGWSDIGYNYLVAPDGTIFNGRDPGDGEQDLVLGAHFCGKNSTTMGVCMMGDYSSTEPKEEAISALEALLTWKASKDMLDVLGSSPHPLNGDLNTIAGHRQGCATQCPGDKVFEKLETIRQDVFATLQACSDPLVVSTVTFYPNPSEGDVLIELPEETELEAVDLVTMNGQKQSIGLINEGLNGYRAVTSFLQPGVYVMMFKLKNELPQYKKIILR, from the coding sequence ATGATGAGATTTTGTGTGTTGTTCGTTGTTCTTCTGGTGGCTGGAAGTCTGTCGGCCCAGAGTCCTGCAGGAAACAACAGTAGGGTATTAGAAGTAAGCCCCGAGCTTTCGGTACAAGAGCTTACCCCTAACGATCAAGGAGAATATGAGCTTTCATCAGGCGAAAAATACTTCACGTCGTTGGTGGTAAAAATATCAGGCACGGATACTTTCGAAAACTCTTCTGTAGCCACCGACGGCAGCATTTACCCGCTCGAGCTCGATGAGCACGCCGACTTAGATCGAGGGCTACAGAGCCTTCCTGTCATCTTCGACTTTCCCAGGCAAAGTGCCAGATTGTTACTACCCAATGTGAGCGAGTCATTTTCAGTTTATTACATTAATGCTGGTGAGTTGCCATCTTCTGCCCGCACAGCCGGTGAACTCAAACCGTTGATCAAAACGCCAGGCAGCTGTGAAGAGCCTGAAAGCGTCGATCAATCCGAATGGCGAAAAGGTCTTTCCGCCCCTTCTTATTCGAGGAGTTATACGGAGACAGAACACCTCATTGTCCATCATTCTGCTACCTCCAATTCGCTTACCGATTATTATAATGTGGTTCGAAACATTTATATCTATCACACGCAGGTAAACGGCTGGTCCGACATCGGCTACAACTACCTGGTTGCCCCTGATGGTACCATTTTTAATGGTAGGGATCCTGGCGATGGAGAACAAGACCTTGTGCTTGGGGCCCATTTTTGCGGAAAAAACTCTACCACCATGGGGGTGTGCATGATGGGCGACTATAGTAGCACAGAGCCGAAGGAAGAGGCCATTTCTGCGCTCGAGGCACTGCTCACATGGAAAGCCTCCAAAGACATGCTGGACGTGCTGGGAAGCTCGCCTCATCCATTAAACGGCGATTTAAATACCATTGCAGGACACAGGCAGGGCTGTGCTACACAATGCCCCGGCGACAAAGTGTTTGAAAAGCTTGAAACCATAAGGCAGGACGTCTTTGCAACTTTGCAGGCTTGTAGTGATCCGCTGGTGGTAAGCACCGTTACGTTTTATCCAAACCCAAGTGAAGGAGATGTGCTCATTGAACTGCCCGAGGAAACAGAACTTGAAGCTGTTGATTTGGTGACAATGAATGGGCAAAAACAGTCTATCGGACTAATCAACGAAGGCCTTAATGGGTACCGTGCAGTGACCTCTTTTCTTCAACCCGGAGTTTACGTGATGATGTTCAAACTAAAAAATGAACTCCCTCAATACAAAAAAATAATTCTAAGATAA